The genomic region CGCTGGTGAGCCGCAGCGGGGTGGACATCTCGGCGGCGATGATCATCGCCAGCGTGGTCTTGCCGAGTCCGGGGGGCCCGGAGAGCAGCACGTGGTCGGGGGCGCGGCCGCGGCGCCGGGCCGCCTCGAGGACCAGGCCGAGCTGGTCGCGGACCCGGGTCTGCCCGACCACCTCCTCCAGGCTGCGCGGGCGCAGCGCGGCCTCGACGGCGCGCTCGTCGCCGTCCGCGTCGGCGGCGGTCAGCGAGCGCAGGTGGCTCGTCTCGACCTCGTCGAGCTCGTCCTCGTGGAAGGGCATCGGCTCAGGCCTTGCTCAGGGTGCGCAGGGCCGCGCGCAGCAGGGCGGCGACGTCCGGGGTGGCCCCGGCGTCCGGGGCGACCGCCTCGACGGCCGCGTCGGCGTCCTTGGCCGACCAGCCCAGGCCGACCAGGCCCTGGTGCACCTGATCGCGCCACGGCTCGGCCGGCACGGGCTGCGCGGCGACCCGGCCGCCGACGGGGGCACCGAGCCGGTCCTTGAGCTCGAGGATGATCCGTTGGGCGCCCTTCTGGCCGATGCCGGGAACCCGGGTCAGGGTCTTGACGTCGTCGGCGGCGACCGCGCGGCGCAGGTCGTCGGGAGCGAGCACCGCGAGCACCGCCTGGGCGAGCTTGGGGCCGACGCCCGAGGCGGTCTGCACCAGCTCGAAGACAGTCTTCTCGTCCTCGTCGGCGAAGCCGAACAGCGTGAGCGAGTCCTCGCGCACCACCATGCTGGTGGGCAGCGTCGCCTGGTGGCCCGGCCGCAGCGTGGCCAGGGTGCCGGGCGTGCACAGCAGCTCCAGCCCGACACCTCCGACGTCGACGACGGTGCTGGACAGGGTCACCGCGGCGACCTCGCCGCGCACGTAGGCGATCATCTGCTCCTCCTGCCGGCGGCTGCGACCGCCGCCTCGATCCGGGACTGGGCGCCGCCGCGCCAGATGTGGGTGATGGCCAGCGCCAGCGCGTCGGCGGCGTCGGCCGGCTTCGGCATCGCGTCCAGCCGCAGGATCCGGGTCACCATCGCGCCCACCTGCGCCTTGTCGGCCCGGCCGTTGCCGGAGACGGCCGCCTTGACCTCGCTGGGGGTGTGCAGGGCGACCGGCAGCCCGCGCCGGGCGGCGCAGACCATCACGACGCCGCTGGCCTGGGCGGTGCCCATGATCGTGCTGACGTCGGAGCGGGCGAAGACCCGCTCCACCGCCACCGAGTCCGGGGCGTACTCGTCGAGCCAGGCGTCCACGCCCTTCTCGATGGTCACCAGTCGCTCCGGCACCGGCAGCTGCGCAGAGGTCCGCAGCACGTTGACGTCGATCAGCGTCAGCGGGCGGCCGACGTCGCCGTCGACCACGCCCATCCCGCAGCGGGTCAGGCCGGGGTCGATCCCGAGCACGCGCACGTCGTCGCCTTCCGTGGTCCGAACAGGTGTTCGGAGACCACGCTAGCCCGCGCCGGACGGCGTACGGCGCAGGACACGCGGGGGCGGGCTGTGACCGCGCCCGCCCAGTCCGCCGGCCCGGCTTGTAACGCGACGTTCGCTCCACTAGGCGCCCGCTGCAGCAGGCGCCTAGTGAGGCGAACGTCGCGTTACAAGAGACGGGACGCCCGCGGGACGCCCGGGGGCTGCGGGCGGCCCGCAGGGTCAGGCGTCCTCGAGCTCGGCCATGACCTCGTCGGGGACGTCGAAGTTCGCGAAGATGTTCTGCACGTCGTCGAGGTCCTCGAGCACGTCGACGAGCCGGAACACCTTGGCCGCGGAGTCCGCGTCGAGCGCAACGGTGCTGTCGGGCACGAAGTTGGCGTCGGCGGAGTCGTAGTCGATGCCCGCCGCCTGCAGGGCGGTGCGGACCGCGACCAGGTCGGAGGACTCCGAGATCACCTCGAAGGCCTCCCCCAGGTCGTTGACCGCGTCGGCGCCGGCCTCGAGCGTGGCCTCCAGAACGTCGTCCTCGGTGACGGTGCGGCCCTCCTGCTCGGCCGGGACCACGACGACGCCCTTGCGGTGGAAGAGGAACGAGACCGAGCCCGGGTCGGCGAGCGAGCCGCCGTTGCGGGTCATCGCGGTGCGGACCTCCATCGCGGCGCGGTTCTTGTTGTCGGTCAGGCACTCGATGAGCATCGCGACGCCACCGGGGCCGTAGCCCTCGTACATGATCGTGGAGTACTCGGCGCCGCCGGTCTCCGCGCCCGAGCCGCGCTTGACCGCGCGGTCGATGTTGTCGTTGGGGACCGAGGACTTCTTCGCCTTCTGGATGGCGTCGTAGAGCGTCGGGTTGCCGCCGGGGTCACCGCCGCCCATCCGGGCCGCGACCTCGATGTTCTTGATCAGCTTGGCGAACATCTTGCCGCGCTTGGCGTCGATGACCGCCTTCTTGTGCTTGGTGGTCGCCCATTTGGAGTGCCCGGACATGAGTCCCTCTTCTGTCGCTGTGCCGATGCGGTGGTGCTGGCCGGTGGTGCTGGTCCCGTGGGTCGCGCGGTGCTGCCTGCGTCGGCGGCCGATCCTACTCGTGGTCGGCGACACGCCGGTGCGGGCCGGTCATGGGTCACGGTCCAGGGTCACGACCACGACCTCGGGCGGGGACCCGACCCGGACCGGCGTGCCGGAGGTGCCGATGCCGCGACCGGTGACCACCTGCACGCCGTCGACCACGTCGAGGCCGGCCACGGTCGGCTGCTCGGCGCGCACCAGCAGCTCGGTGGGCCACAGCTGACCGCCGTGGGTGTGGCCGGAGAGCTGGAGGTCGACGACGGCGGGGTCGTCGACGTCCTCGAGCTGGCGGGGCTGGTGCACCAGCAGCAGGCAGTACGCCTCGGGAGTGACCCCCGCCAGCGCCGCGTCCGGGTCCGGCTCCCCGTCCCCGGTGCCGGTGCGGTCGTGCACCCCGGCCAGCACCAACGGGTCGCCGTCGCGCTCGAGGACCACCTGCTGGTTGCGCAGCACCTGGATGCCGAGCCGCTCGTAGTCGGCGAGGTACGCCGCGGCGTCGCCGGTCTCGAACTCGTGGTTGCCGGTGACCGCGAACACCCCCAGCGGCGGGTCCAGGTCTGCCAGCGGCGCCAGCGTCTCGCGGGTGTACTTCTCCCGGCCGTCGACCAGGTCGCCGCCGAGCAGCACCAGGTCGGGATCCTGCTCGTCGACCAGGTCGACGACGCGCCGGGTCCACTCCTCGCCGTGGACGGGCCCGACGTGCAGGTCGGTGATCAGCGCGATCCGGGCGCCGTCCCAGCCGGGGGGCACCTCGGGGTCGACGACCTCGATGTCGGTGACCTGCGGACGGGTCGCCGCCGCCGCGCCGTACGCCGTGAGCCCGAGGGCGGCGACGAGGACCACCGCCGTGCCGACCCGCAGCAGTCGTGCCTGCGCAGCGGGACGCCTGGCCAGGCGCAGCACCAGCCCGGCCAGGCCGAGGACGGCCAGGCCGAGCGTGAGGTACCAGGCCACCGCGAGCCAGGCCAGGCCCAGCCAGACCAGCGACCGGACCGGGGCCGGGTCCAGGTAGCGGTAGACGACGTTCGCGGCGCCGTAGCCGACCGCACCGACGACGA from Nocardioides pantholopis harbors:
- a CDS encoding metallophosphoesterase — translated: MTPARVVLAWLALGVLLGWLAWLYRRLAVAPGYGRRARWAALAFVVVGAVGYGAANVVYRYLDPAPVRSLVWLGLAWLAVAWYLTLGLAVLGLAGLVLRLARRPAAQARLLRVGTAVVLVAALGLTAYGAAAATRPQVTDIEVVDPEVPPGWDGARIALITDLHVGPVHGEEWTRRVVDLVDEQDPDLVLLGGDLVDGREKYTRETLAPLADLDPPLGVFAVTGNHEFETGDAAAYLADYERLGIQVLRNQQVVLERDGDPLVLAGVHDRTGTGDGEPDPDAALAGVTPEAYCLLLVHQPRQLEDVDDPAVVDLQLSGHTHGGQLWPTELLVRAEQPTVAGLDVVDGVQVVTGRGIGTSGTPVRVGSPPEVVVVTLDRDP
- the ruvA gene encoding Holliday junction branch migration protein RuvA, which codes for MIAYVRGEVAAVTLSSTVVDVGGVGLELLCTPGTLATLRPGHQATLPTSMVVREDSLTLFGFADEDEKTVFELVQTASGVGPKLAQAVLAVLAPDDLRRAVAADDVKTLTRVPGIGQKGAQRIILELKDRLGAPVGGRVAAQPVPAEPWRDQVHQGLVGLGWSAKDADAAVEAVAPDAGATPDVAALLRAALRTLSKA
- the ruvC gene encoding crossover junction endodeoxyribonuclease RuvC; protein product: MRVLGIDPGLTRCGMGVVDGDVGRPLTLIDVNVLRTSAQLPVPERLVTIEKGVDAWLDEYAPDSVAVERVFARSDVSTIMGTAQASGVVMVCAARRGLPVALHTPSEVKAAVSGNGRADKAQVGAMVTRILRLDAMPKPADAADALALAITHIWRGGAQSRIEAAVAAAGRRSR
- a CDS encoding YebC/PmpR family DNA-binding transcriptional regulator, with the protein product MSGHSKWATTKHKKAVIDAKRGKMFAKLIKNIEVAARMGGGDPGGNPTLYDAIQKAKKSSVPNDNIDRAVKRGSGAETGGAEYSTIMYEGYGPGGVAMLIECLTDNKNRAAMEVRTAMTRNGGSLADPGSVSFLFHRKGVVVVPAEQEGRTVTEDDVLEATLEAGADAVNDLGEAFEVISESSDLVAVRTALQAAGIDYDSADANFVPDSTVALDADSAAKVFRLVDVLEDLDDVQNIFANFDVPDEVMAELEDA